The sequence GTAGCGTAAGAAACAGGCGGAGTCAATATGTCAATTCGAACTTAAGCTGGTTGAGGAAGAATAGGGGAAACTCTGCGGGAAACTACATTGTTTTCACAGTTAACAAACTTATCTCTGGGAGGCATCCGGGTACAGGAGAGGCAACCGCGGACTGAGAGAGGGCAGCTGCCGGTAACGACAAAGAAGCGATGAACCCGGGGTTTTCCTGCCCCCTGCACCCTGACAACTGCCCCCTTGTGTTCAACCATCCGCCTTCTGTCTTCTGGCAGTACGGGGGGACGGCCAGGGAATCGATTTGACTGCGGGACAACATGTGGTTACAATAACCACATATCGGAGATCATAGAATCGGGGAGGCAAGAAGCCATGACGACCGTGGGCATCAGAGAGGCCAAGATCAACCTGAGCAAATATCTCAAGATGGTGCGCCAGGGGCACGAGGTGACCCTGACCGACCGAGGCCAGCCGGTGGGCAAGATCGTCCCGATCACCGCTGCCGAGCTGTCCCTGGAGGAACGGATTCGATACCTGGAGGAAAGGGGCGTGCTGGCTCCGGCGTTGCCGGGAGAAAAGTCTGTTCTTTCCTCTCCCGTTCCGGTGTTGCACGACGCAGCCCAGCGTTATCTGCGGGAGGACCGGGACAATGCCTGAGTCGCCCGGCGTAATTTACTGGGATACATCGGCCGTACTTTCGCTCCTGTTCACGGACACCCACAGCAAAACGGCTCATCAATGGCAACGCGCTCCGGGCCTGCATCTCATTTCCTCCCTGGCCCATGCCGAGGCCTGTGCGGTCATCGCCCGCCTGAGCCGTAACAAGATCATACCGGCCTCCCTGGCCGACCAGGCCCTGGGCGCTCTTGAGCACGGAATATGGCGCCGGATAATCGCCTTGCCGGACTGGGACGCCGTAAGGGATCTGGCGCGGGACACGCCACTCAGGGGCGCGGACCTGTGGCACCTCGGCCTGTCCGTCACCCTGCGCCGCGATCTTCCGGAATTGCGCTTGTTGAGCTTTGATGCCCGATTGCGGGAAGCGGCCCGGTTGCAGAAAATGGAGGCCCCGCTCCACTAACCAGC is a genomic window of Desulfobacterales bacterium containing:
- a CDS encoding type II toxin-antitoxin system prevent-host-death family antitoxin encodes the protein MTTVGIREAKINLSKYLKMVRQGHEVTLTDRGQPVGKIVPITAAELSLEERIRYLEERGVLAPALPGEKSVLSSPVPVLHDAAQRYLREDRDNA
- a CDS encoding type II toxin-antitoxin system VapC family toxin; this translates as MPESPGVIYWDTSAVLSLLFTDTHSKTAHQWQRAPGLHLISSLAHAEACAVIARLSRNKIIPASLADQALGALEHGIWRRIIALPDWDAVRDLARDTPLRGADLWHLGLSVTLRRDLPELRLLSFDARLREAARLQKMEAPLH